In one Bosea sp. RAC05 genomic region, the following are encoded:
- the flgK gene encoding flagellar hook-associated protein FlgK, which translates to MSLSSALNVAQSSLTATSTQTSVLSRNVAGADDPNYNRKAGTLVTTYGGAVRIASISRAMDSVLFAAKLGSTATTSGQQAIVDALDQLEATVDDPELDQSLAAKLGALTNALQQYGVTPDDPLLAQNVLTKATEMVRSLNAASEAVRTVRQQADADMALGVERVNGLLKEFEAANRAIVKGSQSGADITDQLDTRDRILSQLSEEMGISVATRPNNDMVIYTDGGVTLFETVPRSVTMAPSFALGAGTAGNAVYVDGVPVTGPNAIMPLKSGQIHGSAIVRDEITVTYQSQLDEIARGLIEVFAESDQTGVGPDQAGLFTYGPPPGPAAIPATGVTVAGLAGTIRINANADPSQGGDLDRLRDGGISDPLDPNYSYNASGAAGFPDRIQGLLTALGTSRNFDPATDADPTDTLVGFAGSSVGWLEAQRQTSTQTLGYETALLQRTTAALSNVTGVDINEEMTLMMELERSFNASSTLISTIDRMLEALLQAVR; encoded by the coding sequence ATGAGCCTGTCATCCGCCCTGAACGTGGCGCAGTCCTCCCTGACCGCGACCTCGACGCAGACCTCCGTACTCTCGCGCAACGTCGCCGGCGCCGACGACCCCAACTACAACCGCAAGGCCGGCACGCTGGTGACCACCTATGGCGGGGCGGTCAGGATCGCCTCGATCAGCCGGGCGATGGACTCGGTGCTCTTCGCGGCCAAGCTCGGCTCCACGGCGACCACCTCCGGGCAGCAGGCGATCGTCGATGCGCTCGACCAGCTGGAAGCCACGGTCGACGACCCCGAGCTCGACCAGTCGCTGGCGGCCAAGCTCGGCGCGCTGACCAACGCCCTCCAGCAATATGGCGTGACACCGGACGATCCGCTGCTCGCGCAGAACGTGCTGACCAAGGCGACCGAGATGGTCCGCAGCCTCAACGCCGCCAGCGAGGCGGTGCGCACCGTTCGCCAGCAGGCCGATGCCGACATGGCGCTCGGCGTCGAGCGGGTGAACGGCCTGCTCAAGGAGTTCGAGGCCGCCAACCGCGCCATCGTCAAGGGCAGCCAGTCCGGCGCCGACATCACCGACCAGCTCGACACACGCGACCGCATCCTCTCCCAGCTCTCGGAGGAGATGGGCATCAGCGTGGCGACGCGGCCCAACAACGACATGGTGATCTACACCGATGGCGGCGTGACCCTGTTCGAGACAGTGCCGCGCAGCGTCACGATGGCGCCGAGCTTCGCGCTCGGGGCCGGAACCGCCGGCAACGCGGTCTATGTCGACGGCGTGCCCGTCACCGGCCCCAACGCGATCATGCCGCTGAAATCCGGCCAGATCCATGGCTCGGCGATTGTGCGCGACGAGATCACCGTCACCTATCAGAGCCAGCTCGACGAGATCGCCCGCGGGCTGATCGAGGTCTTCGCCGAGAGCGACCAGACCGGCGTGGGTCCCGACCAGGCCGGGCTCTTCACCTATGGCCCGCCGCCCGGCCCGGCCGCCATTCCGGCGACCGGTGTGACGGTCGCGGGATTGGCCGGCACGATCCGCATCAACGCCAATGCCGACCCGTCCCAGGGCGGCGATCTCGACCGGCTGCGCGACGGCGGCATCTCCGACCCGCTCGACCCCAACTACAGCTACAATGCCAGCGGCGCGGCGGGCTTCCCCGACCGCATCCAGGGCCTGCTGACCGCACTCGGCACCAGCCGCAACTTCGACCCCGCCACCGACGCCGACCCGACCGACACCCTCGTCGGCTTCGCCGGCTCCTCCGTCGGCTGGCTGGAAGCGCAGCGCCAGACCTCGACACAGACGCTCGGCTACGAGACCGCGCTGCTGCAACGCACGACGGCCGCGCTGTCGAACGTCACCGGCGTCGACATCAACGAGGAGATGACGCTGATGATGGAGCTGGAGCGCTCCTTCAACGCCTCGTCGACCCTGATCTCGACCATCGACCGGATGCTCGAGGCGCTGCTGCAGGCCGTGAGGTAA